The nucleotide window GACCTTCGTCTTCGCGGCCAGCAGCGCGCCGGGCAAGAAACACGAGCTCAAGGGCTCGGGCCGCTCCATCGCCGGCTTTCACCTGCGCGATGCGCTCGACCTCGTGGCCAAGCGCCACCCGGGCGTGGTGCTGAAATTCGGCGGCCACGCCATGGCGGCGGGCTGCACCGTGGCCGAGGCGCATTTCGACACCTTCGAGCGCGCCTTCGCCCAGGTGGCGCAGGAGTGGCTGGACGCCGCCACGCTGACGCGCCGCCTGGAAACCGACGGCCCGCTGGCGCCCGAGTACCTGCGCGCCGACCTGGTGGACCTGCTGGCGCGCGAGGTCTGGGGCCAGGGCTTCGCCCCGCCGACGTTCAGCGAGGAGCTGGAGGTGCTGAACCAGCGCCTGGTGGGCGAGGGCAAGAACCACCTCTCGCTCAAGCTGCTGCACCGGGGCCAGCCGGTGGACGGCATCTGGTTCGGCCACACCGAGCCGCTGCCGCGCCAGGCGCTGCTGGCCTTCCGGCTCGACGTGAACGAGTGGCGCGGCGAGCGGCGCGTGCAGTTGGTAGTCGAGGGCGTGGAGGTAAACACCCCCTGAGTCGCCTTCGGCGCCTTCCCCCTCTCTCTACGCGCTACACGCTATGGGAGGGGGACGCAGCCAGTGCGGCGGGGCGGCCCTTGCACGGCTGCCCGCGCATGGGGCCGCGCCGGTTTCATGCGCTGTGGGCGGGACGCGCAGCGCAGATGGTGTGGCTCAGTGCTCTTGCGCGCCGTGCGCGGCGCTCAGGAGGCGGTCGGTCAGTGCGATGGCGAGCGCGCTCAGCAGGAAGGTGATGTGGATGATCGACTGCCACATCAGCACCTTGGTGTCGTAGTTGCCGGCGTTGATGAAGGTCTTGAGCAGGTGGATCGAGCTGATGCCGATGATTGCCGTGGCCAGCTTGACCTTGAGCACCGAGGCATTGACGTGGCTGAGCCACTCGGGCTGGTCGGGGTGGTCTTCCAGGTTCATGCGGCTGACGAAGGTCTCGTAGCCGCCGACGATGACCATGATGAGCAGGTTGGAGATCATGACCACGTCGATCAGCGCCAGCACGACGAGCATGATCACGGTTTCGTTCAGGCTGGTAATGGGGGCGTCGGCCTTGTAGCCGATGCTCGTCACCAGCGCCTGCAAGGCCTTCTCGCTGCCGAACACGGCCTCCAGCAGGTGGACCAGTTCCACCCAGAAATGGAACACGTACACCGCCTGGGCGGCGATCAGCCCCAGGTAGAGGGGCAGTTGCAGCCAGCGGCTGGCGAAGATCAGCGAAGGCAGGGTGCTCAGGGCCGAGCCACGACGGATGTTTTCTTTCATGGATGTGTGCGGGAAAAAGCCGGGCGCGAATTCTAGAAGAGCGCCCGCGAAGGCGCCCGGCCGTGTGCAGGCCCGGGCACCCAAAAAAACAGCCAAAATGCCCTCTAGCCCTTTTCCAGAAAGCGCTAGCAGCTATTGGAAGAAGAGCAAAAAGAACCGCTGCCGGTCACAGTGAAGGAACAGCGGCAGCGCACGAGGCGGTCAGAAGCTTTCCCATTCGTCCTCCGCCGCGGCATTGGGGCGCGGCGGCGGGGCCTTGGCGGGTGCGGCGGCCAGCCGCGGCGCGGCTGCCTTGGCCGGCGGCTTGCTTGCTGCCACCTGGCGCGGGGCGGCTGGTGCCTTGGGCGCGGCCACAGCGGGAGCCGGGGCACGCGGCACAGCGGGCGCCCGCGCAGGCGCGCGTGCAGGCGCACGCGCAGGTGTACGCACCGGTGCCGCGGCGCGCACGGCGGCGCCTGCCCCGACGTTGAAGACCGACACCACCTCCGCCAGGCGCCGGGCCTGGTCGTGCATGGCGGTGGCGGCGGCGCTGGACTCTTCCACCAGCGCGGCGTTCTGCTGCGTCATCTGGTCCAGGTTGGTCACCGCCTGGTTCACCTGGCCGATGCCGTCGCGCTGCTCGCTGGTCGATGCCGTGATCTCGGCGATCAGGTCGCTCACGCGGCGCACGCCCTGCACGATCTCCTCCATGCTCTGGCCGGCCTGGCCGACCTGCTGCGAGCCGGACTCGACGCTCTCCACGCTGGCCGTGATCAGGCCCTTGATCTCCTTGGCCGCCTCGGCGCTGCGCTGCGCCAGCGAACGCACCTCGCCCGCCACCACGGCGAAGCCCCGGCCCTGCTCGCCGGCGCGCGCCGCTTCCACGGCGGCGTTGAGCGCGAGGATGTTGGTCTGGAAGGCAATCGAGTCGATCACGCCGATGATGTCGGCGATCTTGCGGCTCGAATCGGTGATGTGCTGCATGCTGGAGACCACCTGGCCCACCACCTCGCCGCCGCGCTGCGCCGCCTGGGCGGCCTGGCCCGCCAGCAGGTTGGCCTGGCGCGCGGTTTCGGCCGACTGCGTCACCGTGGCCGTGAGTTCCTCCATGCTGGCGGCCGTTTCCTCCAGGTTGGCGGCGGTCTGCTCGGTGCGTGCCGACAGGTCGTGGTTGCCGGTGGCGATCTGGCTCGACGCGGCCGACACCGACTCCACGCCCGTGCGCACCTCGCCCACCACGGCGCGCAGGCGCGCGGCCATGGCCGAGAGCGAGCGCAGCAGGTGGCCCAGTTCGTCCTTGCGGTCGTCGTGGATGTCGGCGGTCAGGTCGCCCGCAGCGATCTGGTCGGCCAGCCCGACGGCGCGCTCCAGCGGCACGGTGACGCTGCGCACCGTGAGCCAGGCCAGCACCAGGCCCACCGCCAGGACCAGCATCGAAACGCCCATGCCGGTCCATTGCGCCACGGCGCGGGCCTGTGCGCCCTGCGCCTTGGCCTGGTCGCGCGCCTGCTGCTGGATCTCCACGAAGGCATCCTGCGCCGCGATGTACGTGGCAATGGCCGGGTTCAGGCGTTCCTGCACCAGGCGCTGCGCGCCCGCGAGGTCGCCATCGGCGCGCAGCTTCTGCCCCTCGGCGGTGAGCTTCAGCACCGCTGCGCGCTCGGCAGCGATGCGCTCCAGCCCTTGCTTGCCCGCATCCGAAACCGTGAGCTGCGTCACCTGCTTCTGGATCTCGGAAATGGCGGCGATGCCGGCCTTGACCTGGGCCTGCAGGCTTTCGGTCAGGCTGTCGTCGGTAGTGACGAGCCCGCTGACCAGCCGGTTGGCGGTCAATTCCGTCCCGCCCTTCCAGCGCAGCGCCAAGGTGATGCGGTCCTCGTTGAACTGCACGGTGCGGGCCGTCTCGTCATCGACGGAGACCACATACGACTGCATCCCGTACACCAGCCCCATCATCACGGCCATCAGGCCGATGACGATGGCCCACAGCTTGCGGCCCACGGAAATATGGTTGAAATTCATGTTGTTACCCAAGGGATTCTGAAGGGCCGCTGCACAGCGGACAGGCGGCATGGCGGCTGCGAAGTACAGCACGCCGGATGATTTTCCGGGCGAGGACTTTACTTTTCCTTACATGCCTTGGTAGAACACTCAACAACGCGGCGCAACCGCCCCGAAGGCAGGAGTCCGCCCCATACCATGCACGGCCGGGGCTGCGTGCCCCACGAAAAAGGCAGCCCGCGCTGCCTTTTCCGTCGTTATGCCCCATGGTGCGTCAGGCCGCACCGTGCGCCCCGGTGGCCGCCGCCAGCCGCGCCATCGGCCGGGCGCCAGCAAGCGCCGCCCGGGACACCGCCACGGGCGCCGAGGCCGCCGCCCCCACGTTGAACACGGCCACCGCTTCGGCCAGGCGCCCCGCCTGCTCGCGCATGGCCGCTGCCGCCGCGCTGGACTGCTCCACCAGCGCTGCGTTCTGCTGCGTCATCTGGTCGAGCTGCGTCACGGCCTGGCTGACCTGGGCGATGCCGTCGCGCTGTTCGCCACTGGAAGCGGTGATCTCGCCGATCAGGTCGCTCACGCGGCGCACGCTGGCCACGATGTCCTGCATGCTCTGCCCGGCCTGGGCCACCTGCGCCGATCCGTTCTCCACGCTCTGCACCGACTGGCCGATGAGCTGCTTGATCTCCTTGGCTGCCTCGGCGCTGCGTTGCGCCAGCGAACGCACCTCGCCCGCCACCACGGCGAAGCCCCGGCCCTGCTCGCCGGCGCGTGCCGCCTCCACGGCAGCGTTCAGCGCCAGGATGTTGGTCTGGAACGCGATGCCGTCGATCACGCCGATGATGTCGCCGATCCTGCGCGAGCTTTCGGTGATGTGCTGCATGCTGCTCACCACCTGCTCCACCACCACGCCGCCGTGCTCGGCCGCCTGTGCGGCATGGGACGCAAGCTGGTTGGCCTGGCGTGCGGTATCGGCGGACTGCGTCACCGTAGCGGTGAGCTGCTCCATGCTCGCGGCTGCCTGCTGCAGGTTCGCGGCCGTTTGCTCGGTGCGCGCCGACAGGTCCTGGTTGCCCGAGGCGATCTCCCCGGATGCCGCCGACACCGACTCCACGCCCGAGCGCACGTTGCCAACCACACCGCGCAGGCGCGCAGCCATGGCCGAAAGCGCGCGCAGCATGTGGCCGAACTCGTCCTTGCGCTCGCTGCGCAGGTCCTGCGTGAGATCGCCAGCGGCAATCGCGTCGATCAACCGGCCGGCCTGCTGCAAGGGTGTGGTGATGGAGCGCACCAGCCGCCAGGCCATGAAGAGGAACAGCGCCATCAGCAAGGCCGAGGCCACCAGCCCCTCGGCCATGTACCGCATGCGGCGCTCGGCGGCGACGGTGACGACCGTCTCGCGGCTTTTTTCCAGCGTGGCGACGAAGGCGTCCTGCGCCTGCAGGAAGCGCGCCACCTGCGGCGCCAGCTGCTCGTCGGCGAAGCGCTGGGTCTCCACCACATCCCCCTCGCCCTTGAGATCCCACGTCTTGGCCGTGGCCGCCTGCACGGCGCGGTGCTGGACCAGGACCTGGTCGAGCACGGCCTTTTCCCCGGGCGCGCTGGTGCGTGCCACGATGGCCTCCTGCATCTTGCCGATGGCCGTGTTCAGTTCCTTGACCTTGGCGTCGTACTGCTGCGCCAGCACCGCATCGGAAGTGACCGCGGCGCCCATCAGCATGCTGACCGTGGTTTCCGAATCGCCGCGCCAGCGCACGGACTGGGTAATGCGCGATTCGATGTCCATGACATCGTGCATGGCCTGCGCCATGGAACTGTTGGCGCGGTACTGCTGGAATCCAGCCACCACGAGCATCGCCAGCATGAGCAGCAGGAACATGCCCCATAGCTTGCGAAACACCGGAATATTGTCTAACTGCATGGCATCGAGTCTGAGTGAATCACTGGGTCTTTGGCCCTACGCGAAAGATACATTCAATTACCCACAATCCGGCGGGTGGAGGGCTGCGATTAAAGGAATTCACCTACGCTGCACCCTCTAGGACAAACCCGTAGAATGGATCGGTGACCTTTCCCCTGAACGCCGACCTCCATTGCCATTCCGTGGTTTCCGACGGGACGCTCACGCCCGAGGCCCTGGCCGCGCGGGCCCACGCCAACGGCGTGGATCTCTGGGCGCTGACCGACCACGACGAGATCGGTGGCCAGCACCGCGCAGCCCAGGCGGCACACAGCCTGGGCCTGGCCTATCTCACGGGGGTCGAGATTTCCGTGACCTTCATCGGCACCACCGTGCACATCGTCGGCCTGGGCTTCGACGCCGACGATGCGCAGCTGGCGCAGGGCCTGCGCGCCACGCGCGGCGGCCGGGGCGAACGCGCGCAGGAGATCGCCCAGCAGCTCGCCGCAGCAGGCATTGCCGGCGCCTACGAGGGCGCGCTGCGCTACGTGGGCAACCCCGAGCTGATCTCGCGCACGCATTTCGCCCGCTATCTCGTGGAAATCGGGGTGTGCCACGACACGCCGGAAGTCTTTCGCCGTTTCCTCACCGAAGGCCGGCCCGGGTACGTGCCGCACCGCTGGGCGGCGCTGGGCGACGCCGTGCGCTGGATCCGCGAAGCGGGCGGCCTGGCCGTGATCGCCCACCCGGCGCGCTACGGCTTCAGCCCCAATGAGGAATACGCGCTGTTCACCGAGTTCAAGCACCACGGCGGCCAGGGCGTGGAAGTGGTCACCGGCAGCCACACGAGCGCCGAGTACCTGACCTACGCGGCCGTGGCGCAGGAGTTCGGCCTGGCTGCGTCGCGTGGCAGCGACTTCCACAGCCCGGAGGAGTCGCGCACGGACCTCGGGGCCCTCCCGCCGCTGCCGTCCAGCCTGCAGCCCGTGTGGGAATTGCTGGCCGGCCGCATACTGCCCGCTCCGGCCCCCCGCTCCTAGTCCCATGGCCCAGTACTTCGAAGTCCACCCCGACAACCCGCAGCCGCGCCTGCTCAAGCAGGCAGCAGCGCTGCTGGGCCGGGGCGGCGTGCTGGCGGTGCCCACGGATTCCAGCTACGCCCTGGTGTGCCAGCTCGACGACAAGGCCGCCGTGGACCGGCTGCGGCGCATCCGCCAGGTGGACGAAAAGCACCACCTCACCGTGCTGTGCCGCGACCTGTCGGAGCTAGCCAGCTACGCCATCGTGGACAACCGCCAGTACCGCCTGCTCAAGCTGGCCACGCCCGGCGCCTACACCTTCATCCTCGACGCGACCAAGGAAGTGCCACGGCGCGTCAGCCATCCGCAGCGCAAGACCATCGGGCTGCGCGTGCCCACGCACAAAAGCCTGCAGACGCTGCTGGAACTGGTCGGCGCCCCCCTGCTGGCCACGACACTGATCCCCGCCGGGGAGACGGAGCCCCTGAACGACCCGCAGGACATCCGCGAACGCTACGAAAAGCAGCTCGACGGCATCGTGGATGCCGGCGCCTGCCCGCAAGCGCCGACCACGGTGCTGGATCTCGTTCCCATGGCCACGGGCGGCGAGCCCGTGGTGGTGCGCGAAGGCCGGGGCAGCCTGCAGGCCCTGGGCCTGTGACCCGCGTGGGCAGTGGGCCTGCCCGCTGCGTCTGACACAATCGCGCCGTGGACATCAACAATCTCATCCAGACCGTTCTCATCTACGCGCTGCCGGTGCTGTTCTCCATCACCGTGCACGAAGCGGCCCATGGCTACGCGGCGCGCCACTTCGGCGACAACACCGCCTACATGCTGGGGCGCTGCACGCTCAACCCGCTCAAGCACATCGACCCGGTCGGCACCATCCTGATGCCGCTGCTGCTGTACTTCGCCACCTCGGGCGCATTTCTGTTCGGCTACGCCAAGCCGGTTCCGGTGCAGTTCGGGCGGCTGCGCAACCCCAAGCGCGACATGGTGTGGGTGGCCCTGGCCGGCCCGGCATCGAACTTCGTGCAGGCCATCTTCTGGGCCCTCCTGTGGGTGCTCCTGCCAGGCCTGGGCGTGGAAGAGCCTTTCTTCGTCGAGATGGCGCAAGCCGGCGTGCTCGTCAACCTGGTGATGTGGGCTTTCAACCTGTTCCCGCTGCCGCCCCTCGATGGCGGACGCATCCTCGTCGGCCTGCTGCCCTGGAAACAGGCCCAGCTCGTGGCACGCATCGAGCCCTGGGGGTTCTTCATTGTCATGGGCCTGGTCATCGCCGGGGTCGTGGGCACGCTGTGGCTGCGCCCGCTGATGAGCCTGGGCTACGGTGTCATCCATCTCCTGATCACGCCCCTGGCTGCGCTGCTGCGCTAGGGTTTTTGCATTTCCCGCACATGAGCACCACCCGTTTTCTCACAGGCATCACGCCCTCCGGCGCCCCCCACCTGGGCAACTACGCGGGGATGATGCGCCCGGCCATCGAAGCCACGCGCACCCCGGCGGTCGAAAACTTCTACTTCCTGGCCGACTACCACGCGCTCATCAAATGCCAGGACCCGGGGCGCGTGCACCGCTCGACCCTGGAAATCGCGGCAAGCTGGCTGGCGGCGGGCCTGGACCCCGAGCGGGTCACGTTCTACCGGCAGTCCGATATTCCCGAAATTCCGGAACTGCACTGGCTGCTGTCCTGCGTCACCGGCAAGGGCCTTCTCAACCGCGCGCACGCCTACAAGGCCGCCCAGGACAAGAACCAGGAAGCCGGCCGCGAGCAGGACGAAGGCGTGACCGCGGGCCTGTTCATGTACCCCGTGCTCATGGGCGCTGACATCCTGCTGTTCAACGCCCACAAGGTGCCCGTGGGGCGCGACCAGATCCAGCACATCGAGATGGCGCGCGACATGGCCGCAAGCTTCAACCACCTCTATGGCGAGCACTTCGTGCTGCCCGAGGCCGCGGTGGACGACCAGGTGGCCACCCTGCCCGGGCTCGACGGCCGCAAGATGAGCAAGAGCTACGACAACACGATCGCCCTGTTCACGCCGCGCGAGCAGTTGCGCAAGCTGATCGGCGGCATCCTGACCGACTCGCGCGCGCCCGGCGAGCCCAAGGACACCGAGGGCTCCGCGCTGTTCCAGATCTACCAGGCGTTCGCCAGCGAGGAAGAAACCGCCGCGCTGCGCCGCGCCTATGCCAATGGCATCGCATGGGGCGACGCCAAGCAGATGCTGTTCGACCGTATCGACCGGGAGATCGCGCCGCTGCGCGAGCGCTACGACGATTTGCTGGCCCACCCCGAGCACGTCGAACACATCCTGCAGGCTGGCGCGGAGCGTGCGCGCAAGATCGCCACGCCCTTCATGCGCGCGCTGCGCGCCGCCGTGGGCTTGCGCAGCCTGGCCCAGAGCGCTGGCAGCGGCAAGCCTGCCGCCAAGGCGGCCAAGGCTACGCTTCCCGGCTTCAAGCAATACCGCGAGGCCGACGGCAAGTTCTATTTCAAGCTCGTGGCGGCCGATGGCCGCATGCTGCTGCAAAGCAAGGGGTTCGACGTGCCGAAGGACGCGGGCCAGGCCATTGCACGCCTGCAGCAGCAAGGGCTCGACGCAGCCATCAATCTGCTGGAGCCGCTGGAGCAGGAGGCCCGCGCCGAGGCTGCCGCTGCGCTGCAGGCCCTGGCAACGGCCTGACCAAAGATCAACATTTGTCAAACCACCTTGAGCTGCGAATGGGCCTGCGCATAGGATCACCCCCCAGAAAGGAGCGAATCTATGCGCATTGCTGCATTGGATGACGATGCGCTGCAACTGGAGCTGATCCAGCGTGCCACCGCAGCCATGGGCCACATGTGCCACACCTACCAAAGTGGGGCCACTTTGCTCAAGGCATTGCGCCGCGAGACCTTCGACCTGCTGGTCGTTGACTGGGAGCTTCCCGACATCCCGGGGCCGGAGATCGTCCGCTGGGTGCGCGAGAACCTGGGGACCGAGCTGCCGATCCTGTTCGTCACCCACCGCCGGGAGGAGCGCGACATCGTCGAGGGGCTGGGCAGCGGTGCCGACGACTTCATGGTCAAACCCGTGCGCGTTGGCGAGCTCACTGCACGCGTGACGGCACTGCTGCGCCGGGCCTACCCGGCTGCCACGCAGAGCGTGCTGGAGTTCGGGCGCTACCGGTTCGTTCCCGATGCGCATGCGCTGGAGGTTGACGGGCAGCGTGTGGAGCTGAAGAACCGGGAGTACGATCTGGCGCTGTTCCTGTTCCAGAACATGGGGCGCCTGCTGTCGCGCGACCACTTGCGCGAAATCATCTGGGGGCAGAATTCCGACGTGATGTCCCGCTCCCTGGACACGCACATTTCCCGTCTGCGTACACTGTTGGATCTGCGCCCTGCCAATGGCTTCATCGTTTCCGCCGTCTACGGCGTGGGTTATCGTTTTGAAGCCGTGGCACCCCTTCCGTCCAGCCCTGCACCGAACTGAACCGCTTCTCCATGTTTTGTCCCTCGCAGCCAGCCGCCGCCCCGTTCCACACCGCAATCCGTCTGGCACTGTGGGGAACGCTGGCCTGCGCCGCGACGGCGCACGCAGCCCCGCCCCTGGGCCTGCAAAGCATTGCCCATACCGTGGTGCTTGGCGACACACTCGAACGCCTGGCCTTGCACTATCTGGGTGATGCCCGGCGCTGGCATCTGCTGCAGACCAGCAACCGCGTTGCCGACCCCCGCCGCCTGCAGCCCGGCTCCGTGCTGCGCATCCCCACACGGCTGCTGCCGACAAGCAGCGCTACCGTGGAGTTCGTACACGGTTCCGTCACGCGCAAAACGCCAGATGGCACCGCCCTCGTGCAGCCGGGACAGGTATTGGAAGAAGGTGCGGCACTCGAGTCCGGCCAGGACTCTTTCGTCGCCGTGCGTTTGGCCGATGGCTCCGTCGTGCGCGTGCAAGCCCAGTCCGAGGTGCAATTGCAGCAACTGCGGCGCCGAGGCAGGGCCGGCAGCCTTCAGTCGGTGCTCGAGATGCACCGGGGCAGTGTCGAGACTTCGGTCCCCAACCAGGACAAGACGCCACGCTATCTTGAAATTCGCACGCCCTCGGCATCGACCAGCGTCCGCGGCACGCGCTTCGACGTGCGCCTGACGCCAGAAGGCAAGACCGCCACGGCCGTGGTCGAGGGGACCGTAGCCGTGCAAGCACGCGACGCCGGTCAAAGCTCTGCGGGTGCATTGCTCAAGCCGGGCCAGGGTGTCGCCGTGAGTGCGGAGGGCCAAGTCGGCACCCCGCGTGCGCTGTTGCCCATGCCCGATCTATCCGGCGTGCCTGAGGCCCTGCATGACGCCGCCTTGCTGAATCTGCCGCTGCCTGCCTTGGGCGAGGCCACCAAGTGGCAGGTGGAGATTGCGCAAGATCCACAGTTCACCCAGGTGCTGCGCCAAGGCAGTTTCAGTGCCCCCATGGCGACCTGGCCTGTATTGGCCGATGGTCTCTACCAGCTCCGTGTGCGCGGGGTGGATGCCGAAGGGATTCCAGGCTACGCCACCCAGCGCCCCTTGCGCATCAAGACACGGCCCATCCCGCCGCTGGCGCAGTCTCCCGCGCCAGGCGCCATCCTGGCACAAGACCAGGCCGAATTGCGTTGCACCGAGGTGCCTGGCGTGCGTTGGTACCACCTGCAAGTGGCCCGGGAAGAAGGATTCCAGGACGTGCAGGCGTCTGCAGAACGCCAGGACGAGTGCCGCCTGCCCTTGGCCGGGCTTGCCCTGGGCCGCTATTACTGGCGCGCGGCCAGCGTGCAGCAACTCGCCGACGGCTCGGCCGACCACGGCCCATTTTCGCCAGTTCAACCCTTCGCCATAGAAGCGCGCCCTGCCGCAGTGGATGCTCTGGCAGAGCAGGGAGGGGGCGCAAACCTGGCACTGCACTGGACTGCGCTGCCCGGACAAACATTCCGGCTGCTGCTCACACGGGATCCGGAAGGCACGCAAGGCGTTGCCGACGAAATCCTGGAGCACCCAGCCTGGTCTGCCCAGGGGCTGCCCCCTGGTACTTATTACGTGCGCATCCAGGTCAAGTCCGCTTCCGGTCTGCAAAGCGAATTCTCGCCACCACGAAAAATCAGCGTGAACCATTCGGTGCTTGACGGTTCCGGCCTGCCGTTGCGCACCCTGTCGGGTACGGCCATCCAAAGCCCCTGAGACAGCCCGCCACCATGCAGGCGCAACCCGCCAGCCGCCCTGTACGCCGTCTCGAATGGGGTGCACTCGCGGCGGTGCTGCTGGGTTTCGTATTGTGGTTCAGCGGCCCGGAGCACATGCCGCGTGTCAACCATTTGGTCCAGGACACGGTTTCCTGGCTCTATCCACGCCGCGCCAGCCCTGACATCGTCATCGTGTCCATCGACGCCCGCAGCATCCAGGCGATTGGACGCTGGCCATGGCGCCGCGCGCTGCATGCAGAACTGATCCATCGGATTTCGGCACAAGCGCCACGCGCTATCGGCATGGACATCCTGTTTGGCGAGGAAGACCTCGACTACCCCG belongs to Acidovorax sp. YS12 and includes:
- a CDS encoding site-2 protease family protein codes for the protein MDINNLIQTVLIYALPVLFSITVHEAAHGYAARHFGDNTAYMLGRCTLNPLKHIDPVGTILMPLLLYFATSGAFLFGYAKPVPVQFGRLRNPKRDMVWVALAGPASNFVQAIFWALLWVLLPGLGVEEPFFVEMAQAGVLVNLVMWAFNLFPLPPLDGGRILVGLLPWKQAQLVARIEPWGFFIVMGLVIAGVVGTLWLRPLMSLGYGVIHLLITPLAALLR
- a CDS encoding response regulator transcription factor — translated: MRIAALDDDALQLELIQRATAAMGHMCHTYQSGATLLKALRRETFDLLVVDWELPDIPGPEIVRWVRENLGTELPILFVTHRREERDIVEGLGSGADDFMVKPVRVGELTARVTALLRRAYPAATQSVLEFGRYRFVPDAHALEVDGQRVELKNREYDLALFLFQNMGRLLSRDHLREIIWGQNSDVMSRSLDTHISRLRTLLDLRPANGFIVSAVYGVGYRFEAVAPLPSSPAPN
- a CDS encoding HAMP domain-containing protein, with translation MQLDNIPVFRKLWGMFLLLMLAMLVVAGFQQYRANSSMAQAMHDVMDIESRITQSVRWRGDSETTVSMLMGAAVTSDAVLAQQYDAKVKELNTAIGKMQEAIVARTSAPGEKAVLDQVLVQHRAVQAATAKTWDLKGEGDVVETQRFADEQLAPQVARFLQAQDAFVATLEKSRETVVTVAAERRMRYMAEGLVASALLMALFLFMAWRLVRSITTPLQQAGRLIDAIAAGDLTQDLRSERKDEFGHMLRALSAMAARLRGVVGNVRSGVESVSAASGEIASGNQDLSARTEQTAANLQQAAASMEQLTATVTQSADTARQANQLASHAAQAAEHGGVVVEQVVSSMQHITESSRRIGDIIGVIDGIAFQTNILALNAAVEAARAGEQGRGFAVVAGEVRSLAQRSAEAAKEIKQLIGQSVQSVENGSAQVAQAGQSMQDIVASVRRVSDLIGEITASSGEQRDGIAQVSQAVTQLDQMTQQNAALVEQSSAAAAAMREQAGRLAEAVAVFNVGAAASAPVAVSRAALAGARPMARLAAATGAHGAA
- a CDS encoding PHP domain-containing protein, translated to MTFPLNADLHCHSVVSDGTLTPEALAARAHANGVDLWALTDHDEIGGQHRAAQAAHSLGLAYLTGVEISVTFIGTTVHIVGLGFDADDAQLAQGLRATRGGRGERAQEIAQQLAAAGIAGAYEGALRYVGNPELISRTHFARYLVEIGVCHDTPEVFRRFLTEGRPGYVPHRWAALGDAVRWIREAGGLAVIAHPARYGFSPNEEYALFTEFKHHGGQGVEVVTGSHTSAEYLTYAAVAQEFGLAASRGSDFHSPEESRTDLGALPPLPSSLQPVWELLAGRILPAPAPRS
- a CDS encoding threonylcarbamoyl-AMP synthase, whose amino-acid sequence is MAQYFEVHPDNPQPRLLKQAAALLGRGGVLAVPTDSSYALVCQLDDKAAVDRLRRIRQVDEKHHLTVLCRDLSELASYAIVDNRQYRLLKLATPGAYTFILDATKEVPRRVSHPQRKTIGLRVPTHKSLQTLLELVGAPLLATTLIPAGETEPLNDPQDIRERYEKQLDGIVDAGACPQAPTTVLDLVPMATGGEPVVVREGRGSLQALGL
- a CDS encoding TIGR00645 family protein, giving the protein MKENIRRGSALSTLPSLIFASRWLQLPLYLGLIAAQAVYVFHFWVELVHLLEAVFGSEKALQALVTSIGYKADAPITSLNETVIMLVVLALIDVVMISNLLIMVIVGGYETFVSRMNLEDHPDQPEWLSHVNASVLKVKLATAIIGISSIHLLKTFINAGNYDTKVLMWQSIIHITFLLSALAIALTDRLLSAAHGAQEH
- a CDS encoding HAMP domain-containing protein encodes the protein MNFNHISVGRKLWAIVIGLMAVMMGLVYGMQSYVVSVDDETARTVQFNEDRITLALRWKGGTELTANRLVSGLVTTDDSLTESLQAQVKAGIAAISEIQKQVTQLTVSDAGKQGLERIAAERAAVLKLTAEGQKLRADGDLAGAQRLVQERLNPAIATYIAAQDAFVEIQQQARDQAKAQGAQARAVAQWTGMGVSMLVLAVGLVLAWLTVRSVTVPLERAVGLADQIAAGDLTADIHDDRKDELGHLLRSLSAMAARLRAVVGEVRTGVESVSAASSQIATGNHDLSARTEQTAANLEETAASMEELTATVTQSAETARQANLLAGQAAQAAQRGGEVVGQVVSSMQHITDSSRKIADIIGVIDSIAFQTNILALNAAVEAARAGEQGRGFAVVAGEVRSLAQRSAEAAKEIKGLITASVESVESGSQQVGQAGQSMEEIVQGVRRVSDLIAEITASTSEQRDGIGQVNQAVTNLDQMTQQNAALVEESSAAATAMHDQARRLAEVVSVFNVGAGAAVRAAAPVRTPARAPARAPARAPAVPRAPAPAVAAPKAPAAPRQVAASKPPAKAAAPRLAAAPAKAPPPRPNAAAEDEWESF
- a CDS encoding FecR domain-containing protein; this translates as MFCPSQPAAAPFHTAIRLALWGTLACAATAHAAPPLGLQSIAHTVVLGDTLERLALHYLGDARRWHLLQTSNRVADPRRLQPGSVLRIPTRLLPTSSATVEFVHGSVTRKTPDGTALVQPGQVLEEGAALESGQDSFVAVRLADGSVVRVQAQSEVQLQQLRRRGRAGSLQSVLEMHRGSVETSVPNQDKTPRYLEIRTPSASTSVRGTRFDVRLTPEGKTATAVVEGTVAVQARDAGQSSAGALLKPGQGVAVSAEGQVGTPRALLPMPDLSGVPEALHDAALLNLPLPALGEATKWQVEIAQDPQFTQVLRQGSFSAPMATWPVLADGLYQLRVRGVDAEGIPGYATQRPLRIKTRPIPPLAQSPAPGAILAQDQAELRCTEVPGVRWYHLQVAREEGFQDVQASAERQDECRLPLAGLALGRYYWRAASVQQLADGSADHGPFSPVQPFAIEARPAAVDALAEQGGGANLALHWTALPGQTFRLLLTRDPEGTQGVADEILEHPAWSAQGLPPGTYYVRIQVKSASGLQSEFSPPRKISVNHSVLDGSGLPLRTLSGTAIQSP
- a CDS encoding tryptophan--tRNA ligase, producing the protein MSTTRFLTGITPSGAPHLGNYAGMMRPAIEATRTPAVENFYFLADYHALIKCQDPGRVHRSTLEIAASWLAAGLDPERVTFYRQSDIPEIPELHWLLSCVTGKGLLNRAHAYKAAQDKNQEAGREQDEGVTAGLFMYPVLMGADILLFNAHKVPVGRDQIQHIEMARDMAASFNHLYGEHFVLPEAAVDDQVATLPGLDGRKMSKSYDNTIALFTPREQLRKLIGGILTDSRAPGEPKDTEGSALFQIYQAFASEEETAALRRAYANGIAWGDAKQMLFDRIDREIAPLRERYDDLLAHPEHVEHILQAGAERARKIATPFMRALRAAVGLRSLAQSAGSGKPAAKAAKATLPGFKQYREADGKFYFKLVAADGRMLLQSKGFDVPKDAGQAIARLQQQGLDAAINLLEPLEQEARAEAAAALQALATA